One segment of Rhodocyclaceae bacterium DNA contains the following:
- a CDS encoding tripartite tricarboxylate transporter substrate binding protein has product MQPTARSIICNAARALAIGLPLAGTAAQALAQAQSSSFPSRPLRVVVAFPPGATTDTIARLLQPRLAEAFGQPVLIDNRGGAGGNIGAQIVAKAAPDGHTLLGTSVAFAVNVSLFSRPGFEIRDFVPVAMATLTPNILFVHPSVKATSLKELLALARTERLSYASSGTGTTTHLAAEVLFRQLNKLDITHVPHTPAAAVTAVLGGQVPIGSTSMPPAVPLAQAGKIRPIAVTSAKRSATLPDVPTVAELGYPGFADYTWIAFLAPAGTPALVVGRLNAEINRALEATDVRERMSGLAIEPTPMSPAAFGAVLRNDVERYAKIVKQLGLKAD; this is encoded by the coding sequence ATGCAACCGACTGCCCGATCGATCATCTGCAATGCCGCGCGCGCCCTGGCCATCGGCTTGCCGCTCGCCGGCACTGCGGCCCAGGCGCTGGCGCAGGCCCAGTCGTCGTCCTTTCCGTCGCGTCCGCTGCGCGTCGTGGTCGCGTTTCCGCCGGGCGCCACGACCGACACCATCGCCCGGCTGCTGCAGCCGCGCCTGGCCGAAGCCTTCGGCCAGCCGGTGCTGATCGACAACCGGGGCGGCGCCGGTGGCAACATCGGCGCCCAGATCGTCGCCAAGGCTGCGCCCGACGGCCATACGCTGCTCGGCACGAGCGTAGCGTTCGCGGTGAACGTCAGCCTGTTTTCGCGACCGGGCTTCGAGATCCGCGACTTCGTCCCGGTCGCCATGGCCACGCTGACGCCGAACATCCTGTTCGTCCACCCGTCGGTCAAGGCCACCAGCCTGAAGGAACTGCTCGCGCTGGCCCGGACCGAGCGTCTGAGCTATGCGTCGTCCGGCACGGGCACGACCACGCATCTCGCGGCCGAGGTGCTGTTCCGGCAGTTGAACAAGCTCGACATCACACACGTGCCGCACACGCCGGCCGCCGCGGTCACCGCGGTGCTCGGTGGCCAGGTGCCCATCGGCAGCACTTCGATGCCGCCAGCGGTGCCGCTCGCCCAGGCCGGCAAGATCCGGCCGATTGCGGTGACCAGCGCGAAGCGCTCGGCGACGCTGCCCGACGTGCCGACCGTCGCGGAACTCGGCTATCCCGGCTTTGCCGACTACACCTGGATCGCATTCCTCGCGCCGGCCGGTACCCCGGCGCTGGTGGTCGGGCGCCTCAACGCCGAGATCAACCGTGCGCTCGAAGCAACCGATGTGCGCGAGCGGATGAGCGGTCTCGCGATCGAACCGACGCCGATGTCGCCGGCCGCATTCGGCGCCGTGCTGCGAAATGACGTCGAGCGCTACGCGAAGATCGTGAAGCAGCTCGGATTGAA